A window of Vespa velutina chromosome 15, iVesVel2.1, whole genome shotgun sequence contains these coding sequences:
- the LOC124954411 gene encoding heart- and neural crest derivatives-expressed protein 1-like, with amino-acid sequence MLGGFDAQSDYYPQWHQPCNYVTQLPYGPLGGPDSDNQSTYWGADSGISGGSSGAGSPTASTPPLIEEIGVQDSNYSALQQYVHPSANGAQHYSTLLYPQQQHHHHHHHHHHHHPHHPQHPHHQETHHQQQQTQQQQPPQQQQQQQQQQQQQQQQQQQQQQQQQQQQHNQRRGDEFTMAGVGGAGGSAVSLNGVGVGVGVGVGVGVGVGSLQQHLQHQAAREGNPMVRPKRRNTANKKERRRTQSINNAFADLRDCIPNVPADTKLSKIKTLRLAASYIGYLMAVLESDESEEPQTFRAEILSNGRRNKNAQSSQSETCLQSISNVAHEESSKSKGRTGWPQHMWALELKQESPTNQMQ; translated from the exons ATGCTCGGTGGATTCGACGCTCAATCGGACTATTATCCACAGTGGCATCAGCCGTGCAATTATGTCACCCAGCTTCCTTACG GTCCACTCGGTGGTCCAGACTCGGATAACCAATCGACGTACTGGGGGGCGGATTCCGGTATCTCTGGTGGTAGTTCGGGCGCAGGAAGCCCAACGGCCTCTACGCCACCTCTGATAGAAGAGATCGGTGTTCAGGATTCAAATTACTCAGCTCTTCAACAATACGTACATCCAAGCGCGAACGGTGCACAACATTACTCTACTTTGTTGTACCCACAACAACagcaccatcatcatcatcatcatcatcatcaccatcatcctCATCATCCGCAGCATCCTCATCATCAAGAAACGCATCATCAGCAACAACAAacgcagcagcagcagccgccacaacaacaacaacaacaacaacaacaacaacaacaacaacaacaacaacaacaacagcaacagcaacaacaacagcagcagcagcacaaTCAACGTAGAGGGGACGAATTTACGATGGCCGGTGTCGGAGGTGCCGGTGGTTCAGCAGTTTCGTTAAATGGCGTCGGCGTCGGTGTCGGCGTCGGTGTCGGTGTCGGCGTTGGCGTCGGATCTCTTCAGCAACATCTTCAGCATCAAGCTGCAAGGGAGGGCAACCCGATGGTTAGGCCTAAACGCCGTAATACGgctaataaaaaagagagaagacgcACTCAGAGCATTAATAATGCTTTCGCGGATCTAAGGGATTGCATTCCGAATGTACCGGCGGACACGAAGCTCTCGAAGATAAAGACATTGAGGCTTGCTGCCTCGTATATCGGATATTTGATGGCCGTATTGGAAAGCGACGAAAGCGAGGAGCCTCAAACTTTCCGTGCCGAGATATTGTCCAACGGTAGGAGAAACAAGAACGCCCAATCAAGTCAG AGCGAGACGTGTTTGCAATCTATTTCGAACGTAGCTCACGAAGAATCGTCCAAGAGCAAAGGCCGAACGGGATGGCCGCAACACATGTGGGCCCTGGAATTGAAGCAAGAATCGCCAACGAATCAAATGCAATAA